One genomic segment of Desulfocapsa sulfexigens DSM 10523 includes these proteins:
- the phoU gene encoding phosphate signaling complex protein PhoU produces the protein MAHHLTFHREIDKVKQKFMVLGSMVEDRLQKASLAMQSRDPDLLQEIISSDWEIDEMEIEVEEECLKILALHQPVASDLRLLIAIIKINNELERIADNAVNIAKRIQTISKDSSLEFTIDYQPMFGMVLSMFKLGLDSLVTENADLARRVFVEDELVNQLRNQAYRDVTRELNTEPGHAKCLVNLYLLARHLERIGDRIKNIAEEVIYLVEGKIVRGEMN, from the coding sequence GTGGCTCATCATCTTACGTTTCACAGGGAAATTGACAAGGTAAAACAGAAATTCATGGTACTGGGTTCAATGGTTGAAGACCGTCTGCAAAAGGCCAGTCTTGCCATGCAGAGCAGAGATCCGGATCTGCTTCAGGAGATCATCAGTTCCGATTGGGAGATTGATGAGATGGAAATCGAGGTGGAAGAGGAATGTCTCAAAATTCTGGCTCTCCACCAGCCCGTGGCCAGTGATCTACGCCTCCTCATTGCTATTATTAAGATAAATAATGAACTGGAGCGCATCGCCGACAACGCCGTAAATATTGCCAAGCGTATTCAAACTATCAGCAAGGATTCCAGTCTGGAGTTTACCATAGATTACCAGCCAATGTTCGGTATGGTTCTCAGTATGTTTAAGCTGGGGCTGGATTCTCTCGTTACCGAAAATGCAGATCTGGCCAGGAGGGTCTTTGTTGAAGATGAATTGGTGAACCAGTTGCGGAACCAGGCGTATCGTGATGTGACAAGAGAGTTGAATACAGAACCTGGTCATGCAAAATGTCTGGTGAATCTCTATCTGCTGGCTCGGCACCTTGAGCGCATCGGGGACAGGATTAAAAATATTGCAGAAGAGGTTATTTACCTCGTAGAAGGGAAAATTGTCCGCGGGGAGATGAATTAG
- a CDS encoding response regulator transcription factor, translating into MSKASILVVEDDADIQQLVSYNLIKAGFNVTCADSGEEALQILDQEQVDLILLDLMLPGKDGIEVCTIIRAKTDLVQPPIIMLTAKSEEDDIITGLSCGADDYVTKPFSPRVLIARVQALLRRKQEKTIRENRSDSESIHIHSMVIHPGRHEVLIDGQQIHLTATEFTILEQLAGRPGWVYSRQQIIDKIRGYDYLITSRAVDVQIFGLRKKLGDMGSYIETVRGIGYRLKE; encoded by the coding sequence TTGAGCAAAGCAAGTATCCTCGTCGTAGAAGACGATGCAGATATCCAGCAGCTTGTCAGCTATAATCTGATCAAGGCAGGTTTTAACGTAACCTGTGCCGACTCTGGTGAAGAGGCTCTACAGATCCTCGATCAGGAGCAGGTTGACCTGATACTCCTCGACCTTATGCTGCCGGGGAAAGACGGTATAGAGGTGTGCACCATAATCAGGGCCAAGACCGATTTGGTCCAACCACCCATCATTATGCTCACAGCGAAAAGCGAGGAAGATGACATTATCACGGGTCTCAGTTGCGGAGCCGACGACTATGTCACCAAACCCTTCAGTCCGCGGGTACTTATCGCCAGAGTTCAGGCACTGTTGAGAAGGAAGCAGGAAAAGACCATTCGGGAAAATCGTTCTGACAGTGAAAGCATTCATATCCATTCCATGGTTATCCACCCCGGTCGCCATGAAGTTTTGATTGATGGCCAACAGATCCATCTCACAGCCACAGAATTCACCATTCTGGAACAACTTGCCGGACGCCCCGGATGGGTCTACAGCCGTCAGCAGATCATCGATAAAATCCGTGGCTATGACTATCTTATCACCTCAAGGGCCGTTGATGTTCAGATCTTTGGTTTGCGTAAAAAACTCGGTGACATGGGAAGTTATATAGAAACCGTTCGTGGAATTGGGTACCGCTTAAAGGAATGA
- a CDS encoding ATP-binding protein: MKNRRFFWQIFPSALFIIIISIGAAGWYGTQLIRSFHYHEMEEDIGDRALLLRPHIIQLLDSNDDQLQEFCRQTGRAATTRITVIAGNGTVLADSNEDPSQMDNHKNRPEIQTAITGKMDASLRFSKTLSQNMLYVAIPLNDDNPQDGVLRLSVSAAALDAVIASLHKQILYGIFFIALVAAGLSYYLARRISSPLEEMRRGAERLAGGDTDRPIIINDNSIPREMTELSHSLNNMAEQLNGRIKIISQQRNELEAVFSSMTDGVLAIGNDHSIIHINRAAARLFHINHRTVQGLVVEGIIRNRLLQKFLADSLQSDVTITKDLSLMENGQEMTLRVHAHPLNDGEERRMGSLIVLHNLTRINQLESIRQDFVANVSHELKTPITAIRGYVETLLDGAIDNREDAEKFLNIIHRQGSRLDAIVDDLLTLARIEDTAEKNEMEMQEETISPILEAVIQTCRVAAEQKNITITMQCLPEQLTATINRSMLEQAIINLLTNAVTYSPEGSTIHLRAEQQNKATTNQSIRIDVQDQGPGISHEHQKRIFERFYRCDKARSREHGGTGLGLAIVKHIAACHNGEVELQSRMGSGSTFSLILPKQN; encoded by the coding sequence ATGAAAAACAGACGATTTTTCTGGCAGATTTTCCCATCTGCCCTCTTTATTATCATCATCTCGATTGGTGCTGCCGGCTGGTATGGAACACAACTGATCCGTTCCTTTCATTACCATGAAATGGAGGAAGATATTGGAGATCGTGCCTTACTGCTGCGCCCCCATATCATACAGTTACTGGACTCCAACGATGACCAGCTTCAGGAATTCTGCCGCCAGACAGGGCGGGCTGCCACCACCAGGATTACGGTTATTGCAGGTAACGGGACGGTACTCGCCGATTCCAATGAAGATCCATCTCAGATGGATAACCATAAAAACAGACCTGAGATCCAGACCGCAATCACAGGAAAGATGGATGCATCCCTGAGATTCAGTAAGACACTGAGTCAGAATATGCTTTATGTGGCTATTCCTCTGAACGACGACAACCCGCAGGATGGAGTACTCCGTCTTTCAGTATCAGCTGCAGCACTCGACGCTGTTATCGCCTCTCTCCATAAACAAATACTCTACGGTATCTTTTTTATAGCTCTTGTCGCCGCAGGACTTTCCTATTACCTGGCGCGTCGCATCAGCAGCCCCCTTGAAGAAATGCGCCGGGGGGCTGAACGACTGGCAGGAGGAGACACAGATCGTCCCATTATTATTAACGACAACAGTATTCCGAGAGAAATGACAGAACTCTCACATTCTCTCAACAATATGGCCGAACAGCTCAATGGTCGGATCAAAATAATCAGCCAGCAACGAAATGAACTCGAAGCGGTTTTCAGCAGTATGACAGACGGTGTTCTCGCCATTGGCAACGACCATAGCATCATCCACATTAACCGCGCCGCCGCCAGACTCTTTCACATAAACCACAGGACCGTACAGGGCCTTGTAGTTGAGGGGATTATCCGCAATCGGCTACTGCAGAAGTTTCTGGCCGATTCCCTGCAGAGCGATGTCACCATAACAAAAGATCTGAGCCTGATGGAAAACGGACAGGAAATGACCCTACGTGTCCATGCGCATCCACTGAACGATGGGGAAGAGAGGAGAATGGGAAGTCTGATTGTTCTCCACAATCTGACCCGTATCAATCAACTGGAGAGCATCAGGCAGGATTTTGTGGCTAATGTCTCCCATGAACTCAAGACTCCGATAACTGCAATTCGAGGATACGTGGAAACTTTACTTGATGGGGCCATTGATAACCGCGAAGATGCAGAAAAATTTTTGAACATTATTCACAGACAGGGGAGCAGGCTTGATGCCATTGTGGATGATCTGTTAACCCTGGCCCGAATCGAAGACACGGCAGAAAAAAATGAAATGGAAATGCAGGAGGAGACCATCAGCCCTATTCTTGAAGCAGTGATCCAGACCTGTCGCGTTGCCGCAGAACAAAAAAACATCACCATCACCATGCAATGCCTCCCCGAGCAACTGACGGCAACCATCAACCGATCCATGCTTGAACAGGCAATAATAAATCTGCTGACAAATGCTGTTACTTATAGCCCCGAAGGCTCAACAATTCACCTCAGAGCAGAACAGCAGAACAAAGCCACCACCAATCAAAGTATCCGCATCGATGTTCAGGATCAAGGTCCTGGCATCAGCCATGAGCACCAAAAACGTATTTTTGAGCGCTTCTATCGCTGCGACAAAGCAAGAAGCAGAGAACATGGAGGAACAGGATTAGGGCTTGCCATTGTAAAACATATTGCCGCCTGCCATAATGGCGAGGTGGAACTCCAAAGCAGGATGGGCAGTGGGTCTACATTCTCTCTCATTCTTCCAAAACAGAACTAA
- a CDS encoding TMEM43 family protein has product MSNDSFTEVTSQSYFQRIGGAFKGIVIGIILILVSCVLLFWNEGRAVKRYKTLVEGSKTVISVAADSVDASHEQQLVHLTGMATSDETLTDQELGVSAASVIMLRRTSTMFQWQEKSSTKTEKKLGGSEQQTTTYTYSKVWTEQLIDSSSFKKTEGHQNPANMPFKSRQLTSRQVSVGSFFLSPSLISNITNYEPLTVDGNLALPSGWSGRGQVMNDGFYLGTDPANPQVGDVRISYQVVKPLEVSVIAKQAGDHLQPYQAQAGDAIELLELGVHDAQAMFEQEQQSNTILTWMLRAGGFFLMFIGISMILKPLSVLADVIPAVGSLIETGTGLIAFLLAGILSSLIIAVAWFVFRPLIAILALSLAGGLIFLVVKKLKKGKPIQGASAVQPPPLP; this is encoded by the coding sequence ATGAGTAATGACAGTTTTACGGAGGTCACCAGTCAATCCTATTTTCAGCGGATTGGCGGAGCGTTCAAGGGAATCGTTATCGGAATCATCCTTATTCTGGTCAGCTGCGTTCTCCTTTTCTGGAACGAGGGGCGGGCGGTCAAGCGATACAAGACCTTGGTGGAAGGGAGTAAAACTGTGATCAGTGTCGCCGCAGATAGTGTGGATGCTAGTCATGAACAACAACTGGTTCATCTTACAGGCATGGCCACCAGTGACGAGACTCTCACTGATCAGGAGCTAGGGGTTTCGGCGGCATCTGTGATCATGCTCAGACGTACGAGCACTATGTTTCAATGGCAAGAAAAGTCGAGCACCAAGACCGAGAAGAAGTTAGGCGGTAGCGAACAACAGACCACCACTTACACCTATTCAAAGGTATGGACTGAACAACTTATCGATTCCTCATCATTCAAAAAAACTGAAGGACATCAAAATCCTGCAAACATGCCTTTCAAGAGCCGCCAATTGACGAGCCGGCAGGTTTCAGTAGGCAGTTTTTTTCTTTCCCCATCCCTCATCTCCAACATCACAAACTATGAACCCCTGACCGTCGATGGTAATCTGGCTCTTCCTTCAGGGTGGAGTGGCAGAGGCCAGGTTATGAATGATGGCTTTTATCTTGGGACGGATCCTGCCAACCCGCAGGTTGGTGATGTCCGTATCAGTTATCAGGTGGTCAAACCGCTGGAGGTAAGTGTCATTGCCAAACAGGCTGGTGACCATCTTCAGCCTTACCAGGCCCAGGCCGGAGATGCTATTGAGTTGTTAGAGCTGGGGGTACATGACGCCCAGGCCATGTTTGAGCAGGAACAGCAAAGTAACACCATTCTCACCTGGATGCTGCGGGCCGGCGGTTTCTTTCTGATGTTTATCGGGATCAGCATGATACTGAAACCATTGTCAGTATTGGCGGACGTGATTCCTGCCGTGGGTTCACTAATTGAGACCGGGACTGGCTTAATTGCCTTTCTTCTTGCTGGAATCCTCTCTTCACTGATTATAGCTGTCGCCTGGTTTGTCTTCCGACCCCTGATCGCTATCCTGGCCCTTTCCCTGGCCGGCGGCCTTATCTTCTTAGTCGTGAAGAAGTTGAAAAAAGGAAAACCCATTCAGGGGGCGTCAGCAGTTCAGCCTCCACCACTGCCCTGA